The following are encoded in a window of Alosa sapidissima isolate fAloSap1 chromosome 10, fAloSap1.pri, whole genome shotgun sequence genomic DNA:
- the znf1035 gene encoding zinc finger protein 1035 has protein sequence MAHGLDKCCPNPVADPMALGELQSPKENMEAQTNSQLKQESNHASGIYQKTSHTDLKTVAETALDSNPLGIDFLKDGGCTALTPTKSPLLGDTVPEFDVETNLQAPKDDLPSTAALLDGYSDVSSCSEPDDEGTLNYDEIFDSEQIAETHETLSAKNINKVEWPSDEDKRITSKPDICESATLGCKMKNQKVVQEDSLQEDQYSNISSPEPDVERETSDLKDEVQDLKKDLCTTESVSDLALETQNSGDCPLTADAHEMIKEPNTNPVDLQNEDDAVDGNMDILTTDNAPKPTDEVLETLPTVPTPGPQEHPTSQSLQTETLESGHDYGIRKGKDGCQFTTGLEMQHSSFDFLETCLKNSEVGLKSSFNSLQNSEITDLSVCEEPNQTQPEPHNPRQGPLTQDEQKALDTFADSLDPCNSKSQGREAEQDQIEFSGDVTKQEDFKQRESSLNENDSSHLSEVARLIESHDMKKKLDPVVVLNYKEQNDSQVGVYRCAQCSGTAESLDDLIEHHHQHSQLRFQFCHTCGCYLTKLAERHRCGHHELEGPRVFSKAVQHQSSEDSEKPTKATTYKCSYCPLLFSKMEGLLVHELKHKKKTPYRCHGCGLYFTQGGSLKRHLRLNRCVNLNSSERKAMPHTMKRVMKTAVKTSDGTLGECYVKLVDIYKRDPVSPSNICNICNKVFKLRAQYNSHMKTHSNEKPFKCKDCDKAFKYSWNLNRHRREQCDRKEELSQKPMSYEQEQEMKDTAQETNASSLGTLSHKFKCPLCPRAFKYSYNLVRHLRVQCLKEYTKAGGKGKTSSGYKCPLCGVVFTIVCNLARHIRKTCLPLYKTNKISKMTQEIKSEGLGRKSKPKVSMIKKLPPSGTYYKCKLCPAVFSHSSGLFKHSRKHRLSAKTGKPVRYRTANPDDLKVTNSDQRPEEKLSCRFCGKRFTESLSLKKHMAQHKGDKPYNCQQCGKRFKKHAYLIAHAQSHKRKVQCSVCNKIFPTIADLLQHRACHDNKGMLKCPDCQMEFRFPVYLLRHLVTHERRDKQEANQAKKATLQPVQEPAKKLKKPIASKEDFRCSLCQKSFVDAKALADHCLSHLPKASSSKCQFCKRHFSSRAALVRHIRIHTGEKPYPCKKCGQYFHRMEPLKSHMEHCKGTKGITEARDTPVTVKTEKKELKHGLYKAKKQFACPHCPHSFVWAGSLTKHLNGHKLKLLVPCSKCGRCYRKRILDYHEKECNGEKSATVILFPCKKCGKSFSRKDNKNVHEKKCKDASLTTNLIKKSSQEIGTALKDKLAHKCPHCPKSFKYRSFLLKHLPSHLAEKPYTCMHCGHKYASQRRYLQHEAFCDGIFKRKSIPLQEIMKTKSVVNTSQDGAATVAADGQYGCKFCNKNFSKARNLRRHILTHTDVKPYRCKTCDSCFSRYDHLKVHQSRCKGKKQRLEVRVPKISPKHVGTGWQNSLRVKQEVFQCNTCSKEFSSQINLARHTSLVHTTSKPFSCKRCGSSFSSSSSLKKHTLLVKCKRASLNSAAKTVNAKVTEQQCRETAKLLQRIQGHYSNKLKYLCAYCPRRFKSRGQAQVHTRLHTGEKPFGCENCGERFIRRDYLQRHLVKCTSKREGTEKTLCERCGQLFPQDVLQSHKSSCVVNSKENNKELQTKSSPPLKIKTFSCTNCSEKFLLFSQLQQHFLSTHREDTLQKPYLVSEDVFIKKDSLEEYETSTIKTDVDNQNDTKPYTCPYCSMRFINNSGLGRHVQTHTTAYPLSCHKCNKGFFTKNVQKRHLRKCRGKTDFIQNSLSPATAMSSESITKEKSAVLVFDKGSNTTGTGVLQTQFSCKDGNKKLLRKIDQSSGRSDKQANKYQCSECDQSFTDGLMLISHLEDHGREDLLKEKPCCKICGKKFDKQGALTRHMSSQHGAKSPSTCEICLKHFRFPSDLENHKSCHDPSRPFCCSVCDLRFWTQKSLNLHFTMSHHKVESFTCHPCNKTYLTRKSYARHNKVKHANGVRANSDHDKGSGSSADQFDIEVDVDEESDVSVKDENEASEDDSDSAPYFPCHVCGKTFSTSESLEDHQRCHLGEKPHECEECGKCFFQLVNLQQHQRSHKSEFQCQTCGRGFVSLFALRKHKHSHGKNRPHRCSKCHLSFTGPSQLAEHMATHRDENFPCDLCDRTFSCKITRAEHRKTHSEQEEELPPLIESNTPPLTSPSSASSSSSGSGDPTGFKYRCGICKMRFRDPEQLSEHGCKAAKERPYVCPECDKHFLHGSHLKKHQLSHQVSGPYRYQCNQCHMNFTYRHHFLNHIRRHGNEKESGDADEDGDAVLAKNSDPDNIYQCPICPQSYSQAMELADHLTIHSFTCKVCNMTFPSKTELASHEQCHLTATTQYECTECGESFLGSDAFRQHQCAQRQRLYTENRTGPKLQSPTSQKHSSRSSRTVEEEEEVDVGEDFYNCPDCKKRFSSQADLGEHRKMHPECRPYKCQVCEKGFAKRRYLNKHQLIHKRPFRCDACPQSFDSESSLLSHQRIHVDRPFQCSVCHKCYTTAQELSKHEKKHTELQGTGGAHRCDMCYKSFGHLSLLKKHQETHVGEVVYECTECDKAFAFFHLLEEHQRTHVPDSFSTSSTLENPDIDQI, from the coding sequence ATGGCTCATGGATTGGATAAATGCTGCCCGAATCCAGTAGCTGATCCAATGGCTTTGGGAGAACTCCAGAGCCCAAAAGAGAATATGGAGGCTCAGACTAACAGTCAGTTGAAGCAGGAGAGCAACCATGCTTCTGGAATATATCAGAAGACTTCCCATACAGACTTAAAGACTGTTGCTGAGACAGCATTGGATTCAAATCCTTTGGGAATAGACTTTTTAAAAGACGGAGGTTGCACTGCATTGACTCCCACAAAGTCTCCTCTTTTGGGTGATACTGTTCCAGAATTTGATGTTGAGACAAACCTGCAGGCTCCAAAAGATGACCTTCCTTCAACTGCAGCCCTTCTGGATGGATACTCGGATGTTAGTAGCTGCTCTGAACCAGACGATGAAGGGACTTTGAATTACGATGAGATTTTTGattctgaacaaattgcagaaACCCATGAGACACTGTCAGCAAAGAACATCAACAAGGTGGAGTGGCCATCGGATGAAGATAAGAGAATCACATCAAAGCCAGACATTTGTGAAAGTGCAACGTTGGGTTGTAAGATGAAAAATCAGAAAGTGGTACAAGAAGACAGTTTACAGGAGGATCAGTACTCAAACATTAGTAGCCCAGAACCAGACGTTGAAAGGGAGACATCCGATCTTAAAGATGAAGTACAAGATCTCAAAAAGGATCTGTGTACTACTGAAAGTGTGTCAGATCTTGCTCTGGAAACTCAAAATTCTGGAGATTGTCCACTCACTGCTGATGCCCATGAGATGATCAAGGAACCCAACACTAATCCTGTTGATCTCCAAAATGAAGATGATGCCGTGGACGGTAATATGGACATACTGACAACTGACAATGCTCCAAAGCCCACAGATGAAGTCCTTGAGACTTTGCCAACTGTTCCCACTCCTGGTCCTCAAGAACATCCCACATCACAGTCACTACAAACAGAGACACTAGAATCTGGTCATGATTATGGGATCAGAAAAGGAAAAGATGGCTGTCAATTCACCACTGGTCTTGAGATGCAGCACAGTAGTTTTGACTTTCTTGAAACTTGCCTGAAAAACTCAGAAGTTGGCCTCAAGTCCAGTTTTAACTCTCTACAGAATTCAGAGATTACAGATTTATCTGTCTGTGAGGAACCAAACCAAACCCAACCAGAACCACATAATCCTAGACAAGGACCTCTTACACAAGATGAGCAAAAAGCATTAGATACTTTTGCTGACTCATTGGATCCCTGCAATAGTAAGTCACAAGGTAGAGAGGCAGAACAAGATCAAATAGAATTTAGTGGAGATGTAACAAAACAAGAGGACTTCAAACAGCGTGAATCCAGTTTAAATGAGAATGACAGCAGTCACCTTTCTGAAGTTGCACGTCTAATAGAATCACATGACATGAAGAAGAAGTTGGATCCTGTTGTGGTTTTAAACTACAAGGAGCAAAATGACAGCCAGGTTGGGGTTTATCGTTGTGCACAATGCAGTGGAACTGCAGAAAGTTTAGATGATCTAATCGAACACCATCATCAGCACTCTCAGCTCCGTTTCCAATTCTGTCACACCTGTGGATGCTATCTTACTAAACTTGCAGAACGTCATAGGTGTGGACATCATGAGCTGGAAGGACCTCGAGTCTTTTCAAAAGCAGTGCAACACCAGAGCAGTGAAGACTCTGAAAAGCCCACCAAGGCAACAACGTATAAATGCAGTTATTGTCCCCTCCTGTTTAGTAAAATGGAAGGGTTGCTCGTACATGaactaaaacataaaaagaaGACGCCATATAGGTGTCATGGATGTGGCTTATATTTTACCCAGGGTGGTTCCCTGAAGCGGCACCTACGGTTAAATAGATGTGTCAATTTAAACTCTTCCGAGAGGAAAGCAATGCCCCACACTATGAAGAGAGTGATGAAAACTGCAGTCAAGACTTCAGATGGCACACTTGGTGAATGTTATGTAAAGCTTGTGGATATCTACAAGAGAGACCCAGTATCCCCTTCAAACATCTGCAACATATGCAATAAAGTCTTCAAGCTTCGTGCACAGTACAATTCACACATGAAGACACACTCTAATGAGAAACCTTTCAAGTGTAAAGACTGCGACAAGGCATTCAAATACTCGTGGAACCTGAATAGACACAGAAGAGAGCAGTGTGATCGGAAAGAGGAGCTGTCTCAAAAGCCCATGTCATATGAACAAGAACAGGAGATGAAGGACACTGCACAGGAGACCAATGCTTCCTCTCTTGGCACATTGTCCCATAAATTCAAGTGTCCACTCTGCCCTCGTGCATTCAAATATTCCTACAATCTTGTCCGACATCTGCGTGTACAGTGTCTCAAAGAGTACACAAAAGCAGGTGGGAAGGGAAAGACCAGCAGTGGGTACAAGTGTCCACTCTGTGGTGTTGTTTTTACCATCGTCTGTAATCTGGCTAGACATATTAGAAAAACCTGCTTACCGctgtataaaacaaacaaaatcagtAAGATGACGCAAGAAATAAAGAGTGAGGGTTTAGGAAGAAAGTCCAAACCAAAGGTTTCAATGATTAAGAAATTACCACCCAGTGGCACATACTATAAATGCAAGTTATGTCCTGCTGTTTTTTCTCATTCCTCTGGATTATTCAAACATTCAAGGAAACATAGGCTGTCTGCCAAGACTGGAAAGCCAGTCAGGTACAGAACTGCAAATCCTGATGATTTGAAAGTGACTAATTCAGACCAGAGACCAGAAGAGAAGTTGTCTTGCCGATTTTGTGGAAAACGCTTTACAGAATCGCTCTCCTTGAAGAAACACATGGCTCAGCACAAGGGAGACAAACCCTACAACTGCCAGCAATGTGGTAAACGTTTCAAAAAGCATGCCTATTTGATTGCCCACGCTCAGAGTCACAAAAGAAAGGTACAGTGTTCAGTCTGCAACAAAATCTTCCCCACCATTGCTGATTTGTTACAGCATAGAGCGTGTCATGACAACAAAGGAATGCTGAAGTGTCCAGACTGCCAAATGGAGTTCAGATTTCCTGTTTACCTTTTAAGACACTTGGTGACACATGAGCGCAGAGACAAGCAGGAGGCAAATCAAGCCAAGAAGGCCACACTTCAGCCGGTTCAAGAGCCAGCCAAAAAACTCAAGAAGCCCATAGCCAGCAAAGAAGATTTTAGGTGTTCTCTATGCCAAAAGTCTTTTGTGGATGCAAAAGCATTGGCAGATCACTGCTTAAGTCACTTGCCGAAAGCATCATCATCAAAATGTCAGTTCTGTAAACGCCACTTTAGCAGTCGTGCCGCTCTAGTCCGCCACATTCGCATTCATACAGGGGAGAAACCTTatccttgtaaaaaatgtggCCAGTACTTTCATCGGATGGAGCCGCTCAAGTCCCATATGGAGCATTGCAAGGGTACGAAGGGGATCACTGAGGCAAGAGACACACCAGTCACAGTAAAGACTGAAAAAAAAGAGTTGAAACATGGCTTATACAAAGCTAAAAAACAATTTGCGTGTCCACATTGCCCACACTCTTTTGTATGGGCAGGTAGTCTGACCAAGCACTTGAATGGCCACAAGTTAAAACTACTTGTCCCTTGCTCTAAATGTGGGAGGTGCTATAGAAAGAGAATATTAGACTATCATGAAAAGGAATGCAATGGAGAGAAATCCGCCACAGTTATTTTGTTCCCATGTAAAAAGTGTGGCAAATCTTTCAGTCGGAAAGACAACAAAAATGTGCATGAGAAAAAATGTAAAGACGCTTCTCTCACAACAAATCTTATTAAAAAGAGCTCTCAAGAGATTGGGACTGCTCTGAAAGATAAGCTGGCACATAAATGTCCTCACTGTCCAAAGTCTTTCAAATACAGAAGTTTTTTGCTGAAACATCTTCCTTCACACTTGGCAGAAAAACCATATACATGTATGCATTGTGGGCATAAATATGCGAGCCAACGGCGATATCTTCAGCATGAAGCTTTCTGTGATGGAATATTTAAAAGGAAGTCGATACCTCTTCAGGAAATTATGAAAACTAAGTCCGTGGTCAATACTTCTCAAGATGGAGCAGCCACAGTTGCTGCCGATGGTCAGTACGGATGCAAATTCTGTAATAAGAACTTTTCCAAAGCCAGGAACCTCAGACGTCACATCCTCACCCACACAGATGTAAAACCATACCGCTGTAAGACATGTGACAGTTGCTTTTCCAGGTATGATCATCTTAAGGTACATCAAAGTCGATGCAAAGGGAAGAAGCAAAGGCTTGAAGTCCGTGTCCCCAAGATAAGCCCCAAGCATGTGGGGACTGGCTGGCAAAATTCTTTACGAGTAAAACAAGAGGTTTTCCAGTGCAACACCTGCTCAAAAGAGTTCTCTAGTCAAATTAATTTGGCCCGTCATACGTCCCTGGTGCATACTACATCCAAACCATTCAGTTGTAAACGCTGTGGCTCATCATTTTCTTCCTCGTCGTCACTGAAGAAACACACTTTGCTGGTGAAGTGCAAAAGAGCGTCACTGAACAGTGCTGCTAAGACTGTCAATGCAAAAGTTACAGAACAGCAGTGTAGGGAAACGGCAAAACTCCTACAGAGAATACAAGGGCATTATTCAAATAAATTGAAGTATTTGTGTGCCTACTGCCCCCGACGATTCAAGAGTCGAGGGCAAGCACAGGTGCACACCCGTCTtcatactggagagaagccctTTGGTTGTGAAAACTGTGGAGAGCGATTTATCCGACGTGACTATTTGCAGCGGCACTTGGTCAAATGCACCTCAAAAAGAGAGGGTACTGAAAAAACCCTCTGTGAACGATGTGGCCAGTTGTTCCCACAAGATGTACTTCAAAGCCATAAATCAAGCTGTGTTGTTAATAGCAAAGAAAACAATAAGGAATTGCAGACCAAATCCAGCCCCCCTCTAAAGATTAAGACCTTTTCTTGTACAAACTGTAGTGAAAAGTTTTTGTTATTCTCACAACTGCAACAGCATTTTCTCAGTACACATAGAGAAGACACGTTACAGAAGCCATATCTTGTGTCTGAAGATGTGTTTATTAAAAAAGATTCTCTTGAAGAATATGAGACCAGCACGATAAAGACTGATGTGGATAATCAGAATGACACAAAACCCTATACTTGTCCTTACTGCAGTATGCGATTTATTAACAATAGTGGATTGGGAagacatgtacaaacacatacaacagCATACCCTCTCTCTTGTCACAAGTGCAACAAAGGTTTCTTTACTAAGAATGTTCAAAAAAGGCATCTGAGAAAGTGTCGGGGCAAAACAGACTTTATTCAAAACAGTCTCAGCCCAGCAACTGCCATGTCTTCAGAATCAATAACTAAGGAAAAAAGTGCTGTCCTCGTGTTTGACAAAGGTTCAAATACTACAGGGACAGGAGTTCTGCAGACCCAATTCTCATGCAAAGATGgtaataagaaactactgagAAAGATAGACCAGAGTTCAGGTCGCTCAGACAAACAAGCCAACAAGTACCAGTGTTCTGAATGTGATCAGAGCTTCACAGATGGACTAATGCTCATCAGTCATTTGGAGGACCATGGCCGAGAAGATCTTCTTAAAGAGAAGCCTTGCTGCAAAATTTGTGGCAAGAAATTTGATAAACAAGGTGCGCTTACGCGACATATGAGTTCCCAACATGGCGCAAAAAGCCCTAGTACTTGTGAAATCTGCTTAAAACACTTCCGTTTTCCATCTGACTTGGAAAATCATAAGTCATGCCATGATCCCAGTCGACCTTTCTGCTGCTCTGTTTGTGATTTGAGATTCTGGACTCAGAAGTCCTTAAATCTGCATTTTACAATGTCCCATCACAAAGTTGAGAGTTTCACCTGCCATCCATGCAACAAAACTTACTTGACCAGGAAGTCATATGCTAGGCACAATAAGGTGAAACATGCTAATGGCGTTAGAGCAAATTCTGATCATGACAAAGGAAGTGGCTCCTCAGCAGATCAATTCGATATTGAAGTTGATGTTGATGAAGAGAGTGATGTAAGTGTCAAGGATGAAAATGAGGCCAGCGAAGATGACTCGGACTCTGCTCCATATTTTCCTTGTCATGTGTGTGGAAAAACTTTCTCAACCTCAGAGAGCCTTGAGGATCATCAGCGTTGCCACCTGGGGGAAAAACCACATGAGTGTGAAGAATGTGGGAAATGTTTCTTCCAGCTTGTAAACCTGCAACAACATCAGCGAAGCCACAAGTCAGAATTCCAGTGTCAGACATGTGGAAGaggctttgtctctctctttgcgTTAAGgaaacacaaacattcacatggAAAGAACCGCCCTCATCGTTGTTCAAAGTGCCATCTGAGCTTCACAGGACCctcacaacttgctgaacacaTGGCCACTCATCGTGATGAGAATTTTCCCTGTGATCTCTGTGACCGCACTTTCTCATGTAAAATAACCCGAGCAGAACATCGCAAAACTCACAgtgagcaggaggaagagctcCCCCCATTGATTGAGTCAAATACACCTCCTTTGACATCACCTTCTTCCGcctcatcatcttcctctgGCAGTGGAGATCCGACGGGCTTTAAGTATCGCTGTGGAATTTGCAAAATGCGATTTCGAGATCCAGAACAACTCTCTGAACATGGCTGTAAAGCTGCTAAGGAGCGTCCATATGTATGCCCAGAATGTGACAAGCACTTCTTGCATGGTTCCCATCTGAAGAAGCATCAGCTCAGCCACCAGGTGTCAGGTCCATACCGTTATCAGTGCAATCAATGCCACATGAATTTCACCTATCGTCATCACTTCCTGAACCATATAAGACGTCATGGAAATGAGAAGGAATCTGGAGATGCTGATGAAGATGGAGATGCAGTCCTAGCAAAAAACAGTGATCCTGACAATATTTACCAATGTCCAATCTGCCCTCAGAGTTATTCGCAGGCCATGGAATTGGCAGATCATCTCACTATACATTCTTTCACATGCAAAGTTTGCAATATGACTTTTCCATCAAAAACAGAACTGGCAAGCCATGAGCAGTGTCACTTGACGGCCACAACCCAGTATGAGTGCACAGAATGTGGCGAAAGTTTTCTGGGCAGTGATGCGTTCAGGCAGCACCAGTGTGCTCAGCGTCAACGTTTGTATACTGAAAACAGGACGGGCCCAAAGTTGCAATCCCCCACCTCCCAAAAGCATTCCTCTAGGTCCTCAAGAACTgttgaagaggaggaggaggttgaTGTTGGAGAGGACTTTTACAACTGTCCAGACTGCAAAAAGCGATTCTCCTCTCAAGCAGATCTTGGGGAGCATCGGAAGATGCATCCAGAATGCCGTCCCTACAAATGTCAAGTCTGTGAGAAGGGCTTTGCGAAGAGGCGGTACCTCAACAAGCATCAGCTTATACACAAGCGACCCTTTCGCTGTGATGCTTGTCCACAATCATTTGACTCTGAAAGTTCCCTTTTGTCTCACCAAAGAATTCACGTCGACCGGCCCTTCCAGTGCTCTGTCTGTCACAAGTGCTACACCACAGCTCAGGAGCTGTCGAAACATGAGAAAAAACATACTGAACTGCAAGGGACTGGAGGGGCTCACCGCTGTGACATGTGTTACAAGTCCTTTGGCCATCTTTCACTCCTGAAGAAGCACCAAGAGACTCATGTAGGTGAAGTGGTGTATGAATGTACAGAATGTGACAAGGCATTTGCTTTCTTTCACCTTCTGGAAGAGCACCAACGTACACATGTACCCGATTCATTTTCAACTAGTTCAACTCTTGAAAATCCAGACATTGACCAAATATAA